The following are from one region of the Nitrososphaerales archaeon genome:
- a CDS encoding GTP-dependent dephospho-CoA kinase family protein gives MQLSAQELQLFKKPIGTLLRNDQITLKTLAPYLKSIMIISVGDATTDKLLELGVVPAIQIVDGRERRVERDLPLENYAKAIKCSNPAGTISMDSINAFKEALISEKPVRIIVDGEEDLLGAVVLALAPNDTVMFYGQPLEGLVVVRVNNESRSKLREVINKIKLLLN, from the coding sequence ATGCAGCTTAGTGCACAAGAACTGCAGTTATTCAAGAAACCGATAGGCACTCTTCTCAGGAATGACCAGATCACGTTGAAGACCTTGGCGCCGTACCTAAAGAGCATAATGATAATTAGTGTGGGGGATGCAACGACTGATAAACTACTCGAACTAGGAGTAGTGCCAGCAATTCAGATAGTGGATGGCAGGGAAAGAAGGGTCGAGAGAGATCTTCCATTAGAAAATTACGCTAAAGCTATCAAGTGTAGCAATCCAGCCGGCACGATTTCAATGGATTCTATAAATGCGTTCAAGGAGGCATTGATATCTGAAAAACCAGTAAGAATAATTGTAGATGGTGAAGAAGATCTTCTTGGAGCAGTTGTTCTTGCCTTGGCCCCCAATGACACTGTAATGTTCTATGGGCAGCCACTGGAAGGGCTTGTTGTTGTCAGAGTCAACAATGAATCAAGAAGCAAGTTAAGAGAAGTAATTAATAAGATAAAATTACTATTGAATTAA
- a CDS encoding NAD(P)/FAD-dependent oxidoreductase, with protein MHLFDVVIAGGSVSGLLAAREASAKGLSVLVIEEDMEIGTPEHCGGLVSLKGIKNLGVIPKNSVLHRYIKKAEIFSPSGSSFTVNAEKQGVIAIDRRAFDKQLAQQSTKCGADIWVKCSLKSFHEYEDHVDVETTNGNIKCKIMVDARGCASIIGKNRNGVLLSAQYEVYAEWPSGNVEVYFDQKNYPSFFAWVIPTGNGTAKVGAAGRAINSSKAVQTFLDSKGRHVIIRKIFAPIWVLGPIDRFVSGRIVRVGDAAGQTKPTTAGGIYTCGMAGVLAGRSIANAIINNDLRLLQKYERDWSRIFKHEFDRMLLARRVLEHLDNKAIDEIFEMITSETIGSVSEDGDFDFHSQALSKLLSVEGAIRIAKTVLGSEIRKLFS; from the coding sequence ATGCATCTCTTTGATGTAGTGATAGCTGGTGGCAGTGTATCTGGTCTCCTTGCAGCTAGGGAGGCATCGGCAAAGGGACTGTCGGTGCTTGTGATAGAAGAAGACATGGAAATAGGCACGCCAGAACACTGTGGAGGTCTTGTTAGCCTCAAGGGCATCAAGAATTTGGGGGTCATTCCTAAGAACAGCGTCTTGCATCGTTACATCAAGAAAGCAGAGATATTCTCTCCGTCTGGATCAAGTTTTACTGTGAATGCAGAGAAACAGGGTGTTATCGCAATCGACAGAAGAGCTTTTGATAAACAGCTCGCACAACAATCTACCAAGTGCGGTGCAGACATCTGGGTTAAATGTTCCTTAAAGTCCTTTCATGAATATGAAGATCATGTAGACGTTGAAACCACTAACGGTAATATTAAATGCAAAATAATGGTAGATGCTAGAGGATGTGCATCCATAATTGGAAAGAACAGAAACGGTGTACTGCTATCGGCACAGTATGAGGTATATGCTGAATGGCCAAGCGGAAATGTTGAAGTTTACTTTGATCAGAAGAACTACCCTTCATTCTTTGCTTGGGTAATACCAACAGGGAATGGAACAGCAAAAGTAGGTGCTGCGGGTAGGGCCATAAATTCCTCAAAAGCAGTGCAAACCTTCTTGGACAGTAAAGGAAGGCACGTTATAATTAGAAAAATATTCGCGCCTATCTGGGTCCTAGGCCCGATCGATCGCTTTGTATCAGGACGAATTGTCAGGGTTGGAGATGCCGCAGGACAGACCAAACCAACCACAGCCGGCGGCATATACACATGCGGTATGGCAGGAGTGCTTGCGGGAAGATCTATTGCAAATGCAATCATAAATAACGATTTAAGATTATTACAAAAATATGAAAGGGATTGGTCTAGAATTTTCAAGCATGAGTTTGACAGGATGTTATTAGCTAGGAGGGTACTGGAGCACCTTGATAACAAGGCCATAGACGAGATATTCGAGATGATTACGTCTGAAACAATAGGTAGTGTTTCAGAAGATGGAGATTTCGATTTCCATTCTCAGGCATTATCTAAATTGCTCAGTGTGGAAGGTGCAATAAGGATTGCGAAAACAGTACTTGGAAGTGAAATCAGGAAGCTCTTTTCATAA
- a CDS encoding M67 family metallopeptidase has protein sequence MIRRVVLRSEDVKEIKKFAMNALPLESCALLAGSIDGDDVIVSKVIFTKNADRSKTTFSIEPTELLETYKRMEKDGLDIVGIFHSHPGSATPSATDVRYMEINPVPWIILSTTNDELGVFLYDNIIRKLELVVS, from the coding sequence ATGATAAGAAGAGTTGTTCTGAGATCGGAGGATGTTAAGGAAATCAAAAAATTTGCCATGAATGCTTTACCATTGGAATCATGTGCACTTCTGGCAGGTAGTATCGATGGCGATGATGTAATAGTAAGTAAAGTAATATTTACCAAGAATGCAGATCGGTCTAAAACCACATTCAGCATAGAGCCCACGGAGTTGTTGGAGACATATAAAAGGATGGAGAAGGACGGGCTTGACATAGTGGGTATATTTCATTCACATCCTGGATCTGCTACACCATCCGCTACTGACGTTAGATATATGGAGATAAATCCTGTTCCATGGATAATACTGTCAACGACAAATGATGAGTTAGGAGTTTTTCTTTACGACAACATAATTCGCAAACTGGAACTAGTTGTAAGCTAA
- a CDS encoding sodium-translocating pyrophosphatase has translation MSLLGLGLDSTLSIIASIASLALAGAMAVWVGRQSSGTEQMMDISRAVKTGASAFLAREFKIIIPIAVGLAIAISFASGYSNGIAFAVGAALSGIAGLIAMKITVKAAVRAAQATTKGLGHTLATAFRGGATVGLAIPAMALIGVTILFIVYPNPIAIAGVGIGASLIALFIRAGGGIFTKAADLGADLVGKVEAGMPEDDPRNPATIADNVGDNVGDAAGMGSDVYESYIVTILAAMLLGALIIPQMITTTQLIVYPIVIGASGLIASIIGALTVTPRKMTDPMKPLNTAFIVSAAIAIGLNFLFTQFILGDSQLAYALFATTVMGVILVPVIQRITDYYTSYKFKPVQEIGESTKWGYASNMLAGIIVGLRSTMPFMLAIVITLVVSYAIAFQISGDPLIGIYGTAMAAMAMLSLAGIVLSIDSFGPISDNAGGIVEMTGMGEANRKITDQIDAVGNTTKAVTKGFAIASAGLAALAMIQAFQHEAAKIFVEKTLEYSLSNPNVIIGLLVGGLLPFFISSQLISGVNRAANRLVDEIRRQFKEDPNILKGTSKPDYAKCIDITTSASIKQLFKPAIITVASPIILGILFGPTAVAGLLMGAVISGIFLAYHMANSGGAWDNAKKYIEILGKKNTPEHEVAVVGDLIGDPYKDTAGPALNTVIKLLNTVAIVFVVIFYGIVVFA, from the coding sequence ATGAGTTTGCTTGGTTTGGGCTTGGATTCCACACTATCAATAATAGCATCTATAGCATCACTTGCACTTGCTGGTGCAATGGCAGTATGGGTTGGGAGGCAGAGTAGCGGTACAGAACAGATGATGGACATAAGCAGAGCAGTAAAAACTGGCGCATCCGCTTTTCTTGCACGTGAGTTTAAAATTATCATACCCATTGCAGTTGGGCTTGCGATAGCTATATCATTTGCTTCCGGATACTCTAACGGCATAGCATTTGCCGTGGGGGCTGCACTATCTGGCATAGCCGGATTGATTGCAATGAAGATCACAGTCAAGGCGGCTGTGAGAGCTGCGCAAGCTACAACAAAAGGGTTGGGACATACGTTAGCTACAGCGTTTAGGGGAGGCGCAACCGTGGGCCTTGCAATACCTGCTATGGCGCTTATTGGAGTTACAATACTGTTCATTGTATATCCCAATCCTATCGCTATTGCAGGTGTTGGCATAGGTGCGAGTCTGATTGCTTTGTTCATTAGAGCAGGCGGTGGGATATTTACAAAGGCTGCAGACCTGGGAGCCGATCTAGTCGGCAAGGTGGAGGCTGGAATGCCAGAAGACGACCCTAGAAACCCAGCTACGATAGCTGACAATGTTGGTGATAATGTGGGAGATGCTGCTGGCATGGGCTCCGATGTTTACGAATCCTACATTGTTACCATACTTGCGGCAATGCTCCTTGGTGCGCTGATCATTCCGCAAATGATTACAACCACACAACTTATAGTGTATCCAATAGTTATCGGCGCATCTGGTCTAATAGCTTCGATCATAGGAGCTCTCACAGTCACGCCAAGGAAGATGACCGATCCCATGAAACCACTTAACACTGCATTCATCGTGAGTGCAGCTATAGCAATTGGTTTGAACTTCTTATTTACTCAATTCATTTTAGGTGATAGTCAGTTAGCATATGCGTTATTTGCGACCACGGTAATGGGCGTAATACTCGTACCAGTAATTCAGCGCATAACGGACTACTATACAAGCTACAAATTCAAACCTGTTCAGGAGATAGGCGAATCGACAAAGTGGGGATACGCATCAAATATGCTTGCAGGCATAATAGTCGGTCTGCGTTCTACTATGCCCTTCATGCTAGCAATAGTCATCACACTAGTAGTTTCTTACGCTATTGCATTCCAGATATCAGGCGACCCCCTGATAGGCATATACGGCACAGCAATGGCTGCAATGGCGATGTTAAGTTTAGCTGGTATTGTTTTGAGCATAGATTCTTTTGGCCCCATAAGTGACAATGCTGGTGGCATTGTAGAGATGACAGGCATGGGTGAAGCAAATAGAAAGATCACGGATCAGATCGATGCTGTCGGTAACACAACGAAGGCTGTAACAAAAGGATTTGCCATAGCAAGCGCAGGTCTTGCGGCGCTGGCAATGATCCAGGCATTTCAGCACGAGGCTGCAAAAATATTTGTTGAAAAAACATTGGAGTACAGCCTGTCAAATCCCAATGTTATAATAGGTCTACTTGTTGGAGGTCTCTTGCCATTCTTCATATCAAGCCAGCTCATCTCAGGGGTTAACAGGGCAGCAAATCGTCTAGTTGATGAGATACGTAGGCAATTCAAGGAGGACCCTAATATACTGAAGGGAACATCAAAACCTGACTATGCAAAATGTATAGACATAACAACAAGCGCTAGTATAAAGCAGCTATTCAAACCGGCGATAATTACCGTTGCCAGTCCAATTATACTGGGCATACTCTTTGGTCCAACCGCAGTTGCGGGTCTGTTGATGGGCGCCGTAATCAGTGGAATATTCTTGGCATACCACATGGCAAATAGTGGTGGTGCATGGGATAATGCTAAAAAGTACATAGAGATCTTAGGCAAGAAGAACACGCCAGAACATGAGGTTGCTGTAGTAGGTGACCTAATCGGTGATCCATACAAGGATACCGCAGGCCCGGCATTAAACACGGTAATAAAACTTCTAAACACCGTGGCGATAGTATTTGTGGTAATATTCTACGGCATTGTAGTTTTCGCTTAG
- a CDS encoding CDC48 family AAA ATPase, whose protein sequence is MKPKAEPVQMRIAEAKQRDVGKKRGRISHEIMNSLGIAPGDIIELIGKSRTAVSAWPADEDDMDKDVIRIDGQTRKNAGVGINDVVEVRKIETKIARNVSLLPMGSKITVDREFCEFVKNRLKGFPLVEGDEISVVILGNSMDFKVQRIMPKSVVTIERTTRLGILADATVSKKPRVTYEEIGGLKEKIEKLREIVELPLRHPEIFQRLGIEPHKGIMLYGPPGCGKTLIAKALASESEANFFSINGPEIMNKYYGETEARLREIFREARENAPSIIFIDEIDAIAPKREEAFGDVEKRVVAQLLALMDGLSERGNVIVIGATNRPESVDPALRRPGRFDRELEVGVPNVEGRIEVLQIHTRGMPLANDINLKKLANELHGYTGADIKALCREAAMKAMKRYLPEIDFESDKIPPEVLESMIITNRDFYGGMKEVVPTALREFYVETPRVKWENVGGLYDVKRMLYDNLITAIKEPENFQNLGIAPPKGALLYGPPGCGKTLLAWALATESGANMIMVKGPEVLSKWVGESEKAIRDIFRKARASSPCIVVFDELDSIARPRGAAGEDSAAGERVLSQLLTEMEDIGPTGVIVVGITNRPDLVDTSLLRPGRLDLITYIPPPDDASRLEILKIITKKMPLAKDIILEDLAKVTASYSGADLMGVCREAALNAMRSKRKEINSSDFDKALRRVKPSITPDVEAWYESVSKNVTYALPKPIDKAFYG, encoded by the coding sequence GTGAAGCCTAAGGCTGAACCAGTGCAGATGCGTATCGCAGAAGCCAAGCAAAGGGATGTTGGTAAGAAACGAGGACGTATAAGTCATGAAATAATGAATTCCTTGGGCATTGCCCCAGGTGATATCATAGAACTGATTGGCAAGAGCAGAACCGCTGTTAGTGCGTGGCCTGCAGATGAGGATGATATGGATAAAGACGTAATTCGTATAGATGGTCAGACAAGGAAGAATGCGGGCGTTGGTATTAACGATGTGGTTGAAGTACGAAAGATCGAAACTAAAATTGCCAGGAATGTTTCACTGCTTCCGATGGGTAGTAAGATTACAGTTGATAGGGAATTTTGCGAGTTTGTCAAGAACAGGCTCAAAGGATTTCCACTTGTTGAAGGAGACGAGATATCTGTTGTTATACTTGGTAATTCTATGGACTTTAAAGTGCAGAGGATAATGCCTAAAAGTGTTGTAACCATAGAACGCACTACTAGACTTGGTATACTAGCTGATGCTACTGTTAGCAAGAAACCAAGAGTCACGTATGAGGAGATTGGCGGTCTGAAGGAGAAGATAGAGAAACTTAGAGAAATTGTTGAACTGCCGTTAAGACATCCAGAAATATTCCAGCGTTTAGGTATCGAACCGCATAAAGGTATCATGCTTTATGGCCCTCCTGGGTGTGGCAAGACATTGATCGCAAAAGCATTAGCAAGTGAATCTGAAGCTAACTTCTTCTCTATAAACGGCCCTGAAATTATGAACAAATACTATGGTGAAACCGAAGCTAGGCTTAGAGAGATATTCAGAGAGGCGAGGGAAAACGCTCCTAGCATAATATTCATAGATGAGATAGATGCTATCGCACCCAAACGTGAAGAAGCTTTTGGTGATGTGGAAAAGAGAGTGGTTGCACAGTTGCTCGCACTGATGGACGGACTTTCGGAGCGAGGTAACGTTATAGTGATAGGTGCAACGAATAGACCAGAAAGTGTTGACCCAGCATTAAGAAGACCTGGAAGGTTCGATAGGGAACTGGAGGTAGGTGTGCCAAATGTTGAAGGAAGAATAGAAGTGCTGCAGATACATACAAGGGGAATGCCATTAGCAAATGATATTAACCTGAAGAAACTTGCAAACGAATTGCATGGTTACACAGGTGCTGATATAAAGGCACTTTGCAGGGAAGCTGCGATGAAGGCTATGAAACGTTACCTCCCTGAGATAGATTTTGAGAGTGATAAGATACCACCGGAAGTGCTTGAAAGCATGATAATAACAAACAGAGATTTTTACGGAGGAATGAAAGAGGTTGTTCCAACAGCTTTAAGAGAATTTTATGTTGAAACGCCCAGGGTAAAATGGGAAAATGTCGGAGGTTTGTACGATGTTAAACGAATGCTTTATGATAACCTAATTACAGCTATAAAAGAACCAGAGAACTTTCAGAATCTAGGTATAGCGCCTCCAAAGGGTGCACTGCTTTATGGTCCACCGGGTTGCGGCAAGACCCTGCTTGCGTGGGCACTTGCAACGGAGAGTGGTGCTAACATGATAATGGTAAAGGGACCAGAAGTTTTATCAAAATGGGTTGGCGAGTCAGAAAAGGCAATACGGGATATATTCAGAAAGGCTAGAGCCTCATCACCATGCATAGTAGTTTTCGATGAGCTGGATTCTATTGCAAGACCCAGAGGGGCTGCAGGCGAGGATTCTGCGGCTGGTGAGAGGGTGTTGAGCCAACTCCTTACCGAAATGGAGGATATAGGTCCGACAGGTGTTATAGTTGTTGGAATAACAAACCGACCAGATTTGGTCGATACCTCGCTTCTTAGGCCAGGGAGGCTCGATCTGATAACCTACATACCACCACCGGATGACGCATCAAGGCTGGAGATACTTAAGATAATTACCAAGAAGATGCCCTTAGCGAAAGACATTATCTTGGAAGACCTTGCAAAGGTAACTGCGAGCTACAGTGGTGCTGATCTCATGGGAGTTTGCAGAGAGGCTGCGCTTAATGCAATGAGAAGCAAAAGAAAAGAGATAAACTCCTCGGACTTTGACAAGGCACTAAGGCGTGTCAAACCGTCTATAACACCAGATGTGGAGGCGTGGTACGAGTCGGTAAGTAAAAATGTAACCTACGCTTTGCCCAAGCCTATAGATAAGGCATTCTATGGATGA
- the cyoE gene encoding heme o synthase, whose translation MGIREFAEISKFRIVAVLDLVAITSLLAASKWQVPAETILFLFISGTLASMGSSALNHYYDRDIDSLMSRTSRRPIPSGRLGARSALVYGFALSAASVIIAYLTLNPITTAFIGLGIFFYVIIYTAWLKRSNASNIVIGGFAGSCASYAGWTAATGTLDLLGFLVGLLVFIWTPSHFWCLAIKSKEEYAGARIPMLPVLVGDSAAARYVLVNTLVLVPYSIMLYFFGLGLLYLIIASISGSMMLAYNLKLIKNPSKDIAWKAYKVSSPYLAIIFLALMFDAVVAL comes from the coding sequence GTGGGAATTCGGGAATTTGCGGAGATATCGAAGTTCAGGATTGTTGCGGTTCTTGATCTTGTGGCTATAACATCACTTCTTGCTGCAAGCAAGTGGCAAGTTCCTGCAGAGACGATATTGTTTCTCTTCATTTCTGGAACTCTTGCGTCAATGGGTTCAAGCGCACTTAATCATTACTATGATCGTGATATCGATTCCCTGATGTCAAGGACTAGCAGAAGGCCCATACCTTCTGGTAGACTGGGTGCTAGAAGCGCTCTAGTATATGGTTTTGCACTGAGCGCAGCTTCGGTGATAATAGCATATCTTACGCTAAACCCTATAACAACAGCTTTCATAGGTCTAGGAATATTCTTTTACGTGATAATTTATACTGCATGGTTGAAACGCAGTAATGCATCAAATATTGTGATCGGAGGGTTTGCTGGTAGCTGCGCTTCGTATGCTGGATGGACTGCTGCTACCGGTACGCTAGACCTGTTGGGATTTCTAGTCGGTCTACTGGTATTCATATGGACACCAAGTCACTTCTGGTGCTTAGCTATAAAGAGCAAGGAAGAGTATGCGGGTGCAAGGATACCAATGCTCCCAGTTCTTGTTGGTGACAGTGCAGCAGCAAGGTATGTTCTGGTAAACACACTAGTGCTCGTTCCATACTCAATAATGCTATACTTCTTTGGTTTGGGGCTACTTTACCTCATAATAGCATCAATATCTGGGTCAATGATGCTTGCATACAATTTGAAATTGATCAAAAATCCTAGCAAGGACATTGCCTGGAAAGCATATAAGGTATCAAGCCCTTACTTGGCCATAATATTTCTGGCTCTCATGTTTGATGCTGTGGTAGCTCTTTAG
- a CDS encoding zinc finger domain-containing protein produces MSQKQLQFPICTSCNRTIMPNDECVKFMCPRCGEVLLWRCESCREFARTYKCSKCGFEGP; encoded by the coding sequence ATGTCACAAAAACAGTTGCAGTTCCCGATCTGCACTTCCTGCAATAGAACCATAATGCCTAATGACGAATGTGTGAAGTTCATGTGCCCAAGATGTGGCGAAGTTCTTTTATGGCGCTGTGAAAGTTGCAGGGAGTTTGCCAGAACATACAAGTGCTCCAAGTGTGGGTTTGAAGGACCGTAG
- a CDS encoding A24 family peptidase C-terminal domain-containing protein, with protein MFEIRLIACAAMLVTASILDLKNREIGDRVWIGFGSLGGLLTAIEFNSNAIDLIQYAMRVAITAPVAYAIYRTGLFGGADAKALVAIAVLLPFYDMQFKMHDLTAFTVLTNATILTFAHIFHNVIRNSIDLARGKAMFAGFQESAARKALAFLMGFRSDSAKGYLFAMECSEGGRRRFNFHPASYDEYVANAKNVWVTPAIPFIVYMAFGFALMIIFGDLLALVFTNIWIVLGIFA; from the coding sequence ATGTTTGAGATTCGGCTTATAGCGTGCGCAGCTATGCTTGTAACAGCTTCTATATTGGATCTAAAAAACAGAGAGATAGGAGACAGAGTTTGGATAGGCTTTGGCAGTCTTGGAGGGCTCCTTACAGCTATAGAATTCAATTCCAATGCTATAGACCTGATTCAGTATGCAATGCGAGTCGCCATAACAGCACCAGTAGCATATGCGATTTACAGAACTGGTTTGTTTGGTGGCGCCGATGCAAAGGCACTTGTAGCAATAGCTGTGCTGCTGCCATTCTATGATATGCAATTTAAGATGCATGATTTAACAGCATTCACAGTATTGACAAATGCAACAATCCTTACTTTTGCACATATATTCCATAATGTAATAAGGAATTCCATAGATCTGGCAAGGGGAAAAGCAATGTTCGCCGGTTTTCAAGAGTCTGCAGCAAGAAAGGCATTAGCATTTTTAATGGGTTTTAGATCAGATTCTGCAAAGGGCTATCTCTTTGCCATGGAGTGTAGCGAAGGAGGAAGACGTCGCTTTAACTTTCATCCAGCTTCCTATGATGAATATGTAGCAAATGCAAAGAATGTCTGGGTTACACCAGCTATCCCATTTATTGTGTATATGGCATTCGGTTTTGCATTGATGATAATTTTTGGAGATCTACTTGCGTTAGTATTCACTAACATTTGGATTGTATTAGGAATTTTTGCATAA
- a CDS encoding plastocyanin/azurin family copper-binding protein, with product MADWELLVPGIGLTVLGLAGMALSLAGIAKTFMEGMHAMSALMMFIGMIILAAGILKDGLPRSNQAKAAALVIVGFAATLGAFAVGIAEVPVLVTLTGILFLIIVPAVIIAWAAHKRSPHLKAIAILFSSGSVVGIIAFSIFGYVAPQPIEAGLLEETKPPEEPEITGPVVEISIPTGASVPGSKAYDPDDITVAKGTTIIWINNDNVVHTVTSGTIEEPNFGELFDSGSIRVNGKWSLNTAELEPGTYVYFCTFHPLMTGKFTVSEGEGIEKPISEEKTSAAVVDIVLGAANPSNPAFYVPAEITVEVGTTVVWTNSDTAAHTVTSGDVSDPDSWGQIFDSGFPLMQPAEKFEFTFKERGEYPYFCQVHPWMVGKVIVA from the coding sequence TTGGCTGACTGGGAACTTTTGGTACCGGGCATAGGATTAACTGTACTCGGGCTAGCAGGAATGGCATTGTCGTTAGCTGGCATTGCCAAGACCTTCATGGAAGGTATGCATGCAATGTCAGCATTGATGATGTTTATTGGAATGATCATTTTAGCAGCAGGTATCCTTAAAGATGGATTGCCAAGAAGCAACCAGGCCAAGGCTGCTGCTTTAGTGATAGTTGGCTTCGCTGCAACCCTTGGAGCTTTTGCTGTGGGAATTGCTGAGGTTCCTGTTCTAGTTACATTAACTGGTATTCTTTTCTTGATCATAGTTCCAGCGGTAATTATCGCATGGGCTGCGCATAAGAGGAGCCCTCATCTCAAGGCCATTGCTATACTCTTCTCTAGCGGATCTGTTGTGGGAATAATTGCGTTCTCCATATTTGGATACGTGGCACCGCAGCCTATAGAAGCTGGTCTTTTGGAGGAAACAAAGCCACCAGAGGAACCAGAGATAACAGGGCCAGTAGTTGAGATTTCTATACCTACAGGTGCTTCAGTTCCAGGTTCAAAAGCATATGACCCAGACGATATTACTGTTGCAAAGGGTACGACCATAATATGGATAAATAATGATAACGTTGTGCATACGGTAACCAGTGGTACAATAGAGGAACCTAATTTTGGCGAGCTGTTTGATTCTGGATCTATTAGGGTAAATGGAAAGTGGTCATTGAATACGGCTGAACTTGAACCGGGTACTTATGTGTACTTTTGCACCTTTCACCCCTTGATGACAGGCAAGTTTACGGTTAGCGAAGGCGAAGGTATCGAGAAACCTATTTCAGAAGAGAAGACATCAGCAGCTGTGGTTGATATTGTTCTAGGCGCTGCTAACCCAAGCAATCCTGCATTTTACGTTCCAGCAGAAATCACAGTAGAAGTGGGTACTACTGTGGTATGGACAAATTCTGATACTGCCGCACACACGGTAACCAGTGGCGATGTTAGCGACCCGGATTCATGGGGTCAGATCTTTGATTCTGGTTTTCCTCTTATGCAGCCTGCAGAGAAGTTTGAATTCACTTTTAAGGAAAGGGGCGAATATCCCTACTTCTGTCAAGTACATCCGTGGATGGTTGGAAAGGTTATAGTGGCGTAA
- a CDS encoding elongation factor 1-beta, with amino-acid sequence MTRLVARIKLLPTDVDVNLDGIVEKLRTSLPNGMQIKNSVKEPIAFGLYALIVDFLLEDREGQMDKLENTVKGTEGVSEIEIMNLSRQAGG; translated from the coding sequence ATGACTAGACTAGTTGCAAGAATAAAGCTGCTGCCTACTGACGTAGATGTAAATCTAGATGGCATAGTTGAGAAGCTAAGGACATCACTTCCAAATGGCATGCAGATTAAGAATTCTGTAAAGGAGCCCATAGCATTTGGACTGTACGCGTTGATTGTGGATTTTTTACTGGAAGATAGGGAGGGACAGATGGATAAGCTTGAAAACACAGTAAAGGGTACCGAAGGGGTGAGTGAGATCGAGATCATGAACTTGAGCAGGCAGGCTGGAGGGTAG
- a CDS encoding Mrp/NBP35 family ATP-binding protein — translation MVTADEVLNTLKTVIDPELNKDIVSMGMIKDLSINDGKVSFTLELTTPACPYNSDIEREVRNKVTAMRDVKDLDMKVTARVMEGRSIGTEEILPQVKNVIAVASGKGGVGKSTVAVNIALALARTGAKVGLLDADIYGPSVPMMLGLKPGLEADGNKIVPQQVHGLKVMSMGLAPQQGEQNVGIWRGPIISGIIKQFLTDVNWGMLDYLIVDLPPGTGDAPLTLAQTIPITGVIVVTTPQDAAMNIALKAALMFKKLGIPIIGVVENMSYFVCPHCKGETRIFGVGGKEKVREKFGALLLGQIPLHHEIMTGSDVGKPILITDPDSPQADAFKKVAMIAAGRVSVIAAEMRANAA, via the coding sequence ATGGTTACTGCTGATGAAGTTCTAAATACCTTAAAGACCGTAATTGACCCGGAACTTAACAAAGATATTGTATCTATGGGTATGATCAAAGACCTTAGCATAAATGATGGGAAAGTGAGCTTTACTTTGGAGCTAACAACTCCTGCATGTCCGTACAACAGCGATATAGAGCGAGAAGTTAGAAATAAAGTCACTGCAATGCGTGATGTTAAGGATCTTGATATGAAAGTAACGGCGAGAGTTATGGAAGGCAGATCAATAGGTACGGAAGAGATTTTGCCACAGGTGAAAAATGTTATCGCTGTTGCGAGTGGTAAGGGAGGTGTAGGTAAGAGCACGGTTGCCGTGAACATAGCGTTAGCATTGGCTAGAACTGGTGCCAAGGTTGGATTACTAGACGCTGATATCTATGGGCCAAGCGTTCCCATGATGTTGGGTCTTAAACCCGGTCTTGAAGCAGACGGTAACAAGATCGTTCCACAGCAAGTTCATGGCTTGAAGGTAATGTCGATGGGTCTTGCTCCACAACAGGGAGAGCAAAACGTTGGCATTTGGAGAGGCCCAATAATTTCTGGTATAATTAAACAGTTTCTAACCGATGTAAATTGGGGTATGCTTGATTATCTCATCGTTGATCTACCACCAGGCACTGGTGATGCACCGTTGACTCTTGCACAAACAATTCCTATTACCGGTGTTATCGTTGTTACGACACCACAAGATGCAGCTATGAATATTGCGCTCAAGGCTGCACTTATGTTCAAGAAACTTGGGATTCCTATAATAGGTGTTGTCGAAAATATGAGCTACTTCGTATGCCCCCATTGTAAGGGGGAAACACGTATCTTTGGCGTCGGTGGCAAGGAAAAGGTACGTGAAAAATTTGGAGCTCTTCTACTTGGACAGATTCCATTGCATCATGAAATAATGACCGGCAGTGATGTTGGAAAACCTATTTTGATCACAGATCCTGATTCTCCGCAGGCTGACGCCTTCAAGAAGGTTGCCATGATAGCAGCTGGTAGAGTAAGTGTGATTGCTGCAGAGATGCGGGCTAATGCAGCTTAG